The Parus major isolate Abel chromosome 8, Parus_major1.1, whole genome shotgun sequence nucleotide sequence GGCAGGAATAAACGTGGGCTGTGGTGCTTGGCACCCCAGGTTGGGAAAGCTGGAGGAGGCCACCCAAGGGACACTTCCTGAGAAGGTGGTGCTGTTTGACCTGCACAGCAATGGGGCAATGCTTGTCCATTGCACTCCAACCCTCCAACAGGCTTGCTTGTAGAGTATCCCCCAAAGATTTGGGCATTTTAGGGCTGACTTTTTAGAGACACCTGATCCTGGGGTACACCCTGGGCCTTTGCCTTTCAGCACTTTGCAGCATTTGTTTGCTGCAGTGGCAAACCCTTCTCTCCCATTCATCCCTATCTGCTCTTTACAAAGGCTTCTTGTTTTCCCAAGtgttgccttttttcttttttttttccccccacgTGTGATTTAATTCACACAAACTCCTTCCTCTTCTGACTATTGATCTTGGCTCCTTACTggttaaaataaagtaaatctTTCATAAGCAGGTTCTGACAACACAACTTTTGTTCCTTCCAGACACAATTTCCTGTTTAATTTCCTGACCGTTTCTTACTTGGTAAAGGAAAAGCTGTAAATTGCAAGATTGCTTCAGAGACCTTCCTCTGACTGCAGATGAACTGTTAACCACTTGCAGGAGAGAATCCAGCAAACCAGCAcaaaacttgtaaaaaaaacctcattttcttttatatcttcTGCGATTCGCACCGAGAGGAAAGCTGCGCAAAAAATAAAGGttggaaacattttccttggaaaatcaAACAGGAGCAACTCCACCTCCAGCTGAGCAGGTAATTGCACTTTCATCACTCAGCAAACCGCCTGTGACACGTGGGCTGTGCTTCTGTGGTCCCAAATGTGGGCATCCCCCCGCATGGGCTCTGATTCCCACTCCCACCCTCCTTCAAATCCCGGGAGATGCCGAGAGATTCCCGCGGTCACAGTGACCGGCTGATCCAACGGGACATTCCCGGGCGGGGTCACCGGGAATGCTGCGGGGTAATGAAGGTGGGCTGGCGCCGGGCAGCTCTTGGCACGCAGGGACACGGTGACACCCGGCTGGGGCTGCGTGACCTGGAGAGGAGAGCTCAGatctccagccagccctgccccaaaGAGCCCCGAGTCCCGGCACGGGTGGCACAGTGCCACTGCTCCCAAAAGCAGGAtggagccagcagcacctgtgACAGCCCCtagggcagctcctgcagcacacaggtctCCTCCACCTGGCTCTGAGCCCCCTCTTTAGAGGTTCAAAACCTGCAGTgtaagatgaagaaaatggaTTGAGGTGGGAATGTCACTTTTGAGAGCATTTGTATTTCGGTTTCTCATTTCACGTGGCTAAATTTTAACTTTGCCTAGAAATGGGAGATAAAACGATTGCTCCAGCAGGGGTGCCCAGGCAGGTACAGCAGGaagctgcagcatctcctggccctgctgcagaaCCACAAAGCCTCTGCAGGACAGCAAGCACTCTTTCCTACAGCCAGTGCTTGGGAGCAGATGGAAAATGACTTCTGGGGAAGGGATCCACCTTATCCTAGGCTGGCTGGCAAGTGTTCCAGGCACAACTTCAGCAGCACCTTGGCAATGCTGTGATGGCCGTGCAGAGAGCCCTGGTGCTGGAGAAGACAAACATGGTCAGCCACTGGGGAGCTTCTCTTGCCATCTGATGGGGCTGATGGAATGGGGAGAGTCCAAAGGCTGCTGACAGCTGAGACACAGAGAATCCAAATTAACTCTTGCTCTCGTGATGGAAATGTGGGACCACGTGGGGTGAACCATGGTGGCTGCCTTGGTGCCCCTGgtgcttcccagcagctgctgtttgagCCCccctgggaaaagaaaaatcaaatttcactGCAGAAACTGAGAAACAGCAAAACTTTGCAATGCAAGCATAAAGGTTTTTTTAGCCTTTATTTCTGGGAAGACAGCGTGGGCCGAAgcttccccttccttcttcacCCTCTCGCCCTGGGCtgaggggaagggctgggaaagcACCTGGTGCGGGCCAGGGCTGGTTTTCTCTATGGCCCTGTGCAAATCAAGGCCACGGTGAGGGATGCCACAGGCACCTGATCCAGCAGGCCAGAGCATCTGTGGCTTtctcagcacaaacccaaagcTGAGAGCCACCCCCACACATCCCCGGGGCTGCAGGGTGGTcagagccctgggcagcagtgccaggagcatGGGAGGGTGGCACAGCCCATACAGGAGCATCAGAACCTCTCCCAGATCCCAGAGGTGGGGATGAGGGACCCACAGGGCTGGCCAGGCACACACAGGGAGCGCCACAGGCTCAGcagcttcccttcccctttctgCCTACCactaaaatacacagaattcccacctggctccatcccctccctgccacaTATTTAAAAACACGGAGAGGGGCCAGGGggtggctggcagcaggagtgTCACTCCTCAGGGACTCATGCTCCAGGGGAACAGGCACGCACTTCCAGGACGAGCTCGTGTTGCAGGGAGAGGCATTGCATGTGTGAAAAACACCCCTCAGCCCCGACATCGCTGCTCTCACATGGGCTCCTGCTTGGAGCTCCAGGGAGATGCTCAAGGGAAGAGGGCAGGGGGGGCTCCTGCTGTGAACATCTCCTGGGAAATGGCTGTTTCCAGACTCAGGCCATGCTGGGTTTGAACAAAGGCTTCTTTACTTGGCAAATGGGAAGGTGAGCACAGAGGATCCTCTCGCAGCACACCAGGCCAGGACAGGGAGTTGCAAACTCTTTTTGACCTGTGCACACCAACTTTTTCCCCAGCTACACTTCCTAGGAAAACCAACAGCGTTTGCATACACGGTTTCATCCAATATCCCCCTCCCCatttacagaacaaaaatatctccATGGCAGAAACTCAAAACCTTGTTAGAAGCTCTGGGTCCCCTCACACTCTGTGTCCCAGAGCTGCAAGGGGAGGGAAGTGGCTGCTGTAGGGGGCTCAGGGTGGGGCAGGTtggtgctgggtgctgccctGTGGCTCCAGCCACCACCCCCTTGACGGGACACTGCTTTCACCCTCTGGGGTAAAAGTTgggtttttcagtgttttgccagctgcagctcttgATGCCTTTCCACCAGCTGTGGAAGAGCTGGGTCAGCAGTTCACATCCCATCCCTACTCAACATTTAGGGCTAAACAAGGGGGAACAGTGAGAAACCACTTGGCAAAGCTTTGTTTtggagccccagccctgctctgccaggagacAGACACCTGTGTGGATCCTAAGACCCTCCTTGTTCCCAAATCTCGGTTTTCACCATCCAGCTTCTGTGACAACCCGTGCTCAGGTCCCACAGgcaggttttattattttataccCCAGGTCTGGTTTCCTCCCTGCGTCTCTGGGTTAGAGACGTGCCACGTGCAGCTGAAGGTTGAGCTGAGCTTACCTGAGCAGCTGAAGTTCGGACTCATCCCACCCTGGAGCACCCTGAAACTGGCAGAGCACATTGCTGATGTCATTTTTGGCTGCAGTTTccttggggttttctttttttaaagcagattaaaaaCCCTCATCTTTACTAGGTGACAGCTTGACCCTGGTGGAGTTCTCTTACAAAACAGGCCCCGCTGACCCACTGCCCTGGAGCTGGCCAGGCCCTGGCTGGGCTGCCTTGTCCCTTTTTCCAGAGCCCAGAGTGGGTGGTAGGGAGGGTGTTTTGCCAGAGGGATCCATGCTGACCGTCAGGGAATGCCAGAAGCGAGGGAGCTCAGTTTCACAGCCCCCCCACGTGCTGTGTGTTCCAGAGGTCAAATCCCTGCAGGCATGTGTCTTTCCACATCACATCTCTCCTGCCCCACATCCTCAGCCTTCCCCTGCAAGAGGCTCAGCAAATCCCAAACTGTGCCCTGAGTCCAGTGTGGGCTTCTCAGACCCAATCCCAGTTTCCTGGACTGCTCtacccagctctgagcagggtTTCTCCAGCAGCCTTGGGACCTCCTCATCTCAGCTCAGGAAATCTGAGCTGCACACAGGGAAGGGAGATGCctgggagggctggagcagcaccacaCTCCTCCATGTCCAGGTCCTGCAGGGCTCCCAAGACAACCAGCCCTGTCTGCCCCAGTATCCCCCATGGGCTGGCGTCATCCCAGTCTGTGCTGGGAATCCAAACAATCCTGAAAGAGGTGATTGCAagagagcaggcacagcctgtgtCCTGGGGCCTTTTAAGGCAGGAGATGATCTCTGGACATGGAAAAAcgcagcagctggagctgcgCCAACCTTCCCCCTCCCTGAAAAACATTCCTGTGGAGGGAGGGTTGGGCTCCAGGGTCAAAGGGGGATGGCTTGGCAGAGACACCAGGCCCAAGGATCCATAGCTGTGCTGTGacatccctgcagggacagggcccCTTAGCAGAGTGTGCTGCTCAGTTATTTTGAAGCTGATTTCTGCAGCACAAGCGATGGTCGTCCCGAGGGGAATCGGACACAGCAGTGGTGGGGATGCAGTGCCTGCCGTGCTTTTGATGCTCAAATATCTCCAGTGCAGATCAATCCCAGCTATTTCAGTCCCAGCCTGTCACCTTTCCAGCTTCCTTCCAAACAACTTTAGCTGTGTATTCCAACATTTGGAGGCGACAGACACTAAACAAATCTTCAGTGAGGTCCCTTTGTTAAGGGCAGGGCAGAACCAAGCCTCAGCATACCCAGAGTTTGTAGTGCCATGGCACccagctcctcatccctgcCTTTCAGCAGAGGGGCTCCAAGCACTCGCCATCCTACAGCCTCTCCAGAGGCcagtggcacttggggacacctAACTGTGAGGTGAGGGAGGTCTTGTGGCCCGGAacccagagcaggaatttccaTGCTCACACAGGACTTTTGTTTGGTTGACCTTAGCTATTGCTTATCCCTGCCAGGAGAGCTCCCAGGAGGGCTGAGGGATGACTCCATGGCACAAGGTCCCCTCCGAGCAGCGGGGTGACGGTGACGTGGCGGATCCCGTGGGGACAGTTGTGCAGGCAGAAGTGTCACTGCCCTGCGGCAAAGTCTGGGCCAccggggcagggctgagctgccctTCGCACCGTGGGCGGTGCCATCACACGTGGCACTCacagctgtcccctcccagggaCACCgagccagcacagcagtggcctctgctctgtcccagaCCCTGCTGGGCTCTCACCAGGCGGGTGCCGAGCCCTGTGATGCCAGCACCAGAGAGATCCCCGGGTCCGGGTGGGCACCCCgtgggggctgtgctggcatctCCCACAGGGGTTCTGCTTTGCTGGCATCACCCAGCGTGGCTCAGGAGCTCTGTGAGtcactgcccagccccagcctccaAAGGGCACTTGCTGGCCCACAGCAGAGGAGTTTGAAAGGGCACACCAAGTACCCCTCACCTCTGTCCTCTCCACTGGGGTTTCTGCGTGGATCTGAGCACGTGGAAGCAGCCTcatgctccagcccagcctgctcaTCCTGGTCCCCAAAGCATCACAGatgtgcagcagagcccagggccaGGTGACAGCAAACCTGCTGTCACCAGCCATAGCGAGAGCACAGCAttgccctgcccctgcccatgggagcTGGCATTCCTCTTCTGCGGTGGTCCTGGCACTTCTCAGAGCAGCACAATGGCACTCTGCCCTCCCAGCTTTCCTCTTGCACACCCCAGCTTTACTTCATGACTTTGGGAGAAGGACATTTCGTTCAAAATCTCAAGTTCCCAGGCCCTGGGCACCAAGGCAGTGCCAGCAgtcccaggagctggcagcactcCCTGTCCCCGTGGGCGCTGCCTGGTGCTCATGGAGGCACGTGCATGGCTCTCTGCAaactgtggggctgggggctttCAGGGAGGGCAGCTAAAACTGAgtccagctccatcctggctTGGAGCCTGCTTGGCATGGGGTACCTGCACAGGGTGAGCAGCTGTTTCTGTCCTGCCGAGCAAGTGCAGTGGTactgctggaggtggcactttTCAGATGTCACTGTGGTGtggcccagcctgagccccCCCAAAGGAACAGCGGAGGTGTGGGTGTTACCTGCTGCTCTGCACGTATCTGGATGAGGTGGGATCTGTTTGGAGTCTCCTGTGGCAGGCTCTGGGGTGAAAACAACCGGCAGCTCTTTGGCCTGttgctgctgtgacagcagggcCGTGAATGGTCCTTCCCACAGCACAAACAGGGCACTGTTCAGGCGGCTTTGCCCCGGGCCGAGGCCTCTCGGGTGAGGCCAAAGtaagcagctcctcagcagcaagCACCTCTCCGGGGCTGGGAAGGCTCTGACCTGAGCACAAGCCAACACAGACTTAGGGAAAACACCTCTGGCCTCTGTGAAACCTCCCTCAATGTGCCCCTGTCCCCTTGCTGCACATGCCGAGTCACtttgagcagcacaggagatggatgtccctgcagagctgcacctCTCCAGTCCTGCgttcctcctcctgctgcactctgggccagggcaggacgagctgcaggggaaggctGCCCTGTAGCATCACACCCACATTCCTCacctggctgctggagcctggtttggccagaaaagcaggaaagcaggtGCCTCGCTGGACCAGGACAAGGAGCAGGGCTTGCAGTATGGGCAGGGGTCACGCTCCCAGCAGCGAGGCTGGGCTAGCACAGGGATATCCAAGCACAAAGAAACCCTGGCTAAATCCCATCGGCCGGCTGAGCCTTTCTCGGCGGCTGCGtttgggctgcaggggcacagcccTTTGCCAAGGTGTGGGACCACGGCCGGAGCATCCCTCGCGGGGCCAGGCGGAGGCGAgacagcccccagcactggcagcagtcCGGGACAGGGACTTGCGGCTTTCGGGATGAGCAGATCCCAGCACGGAGCCGCGGCGTGCCCTGAACCCACccccagaagctgctgaagcTCACACGGAGCGGGGAGCGCAGCCTGGGGTGGGGAGGTGACCCCTCTCAGGCGTGCCGGTGCCAGGCATTGGGACCCAGCCCCGGGATCTGGCCCTGCCCgaggctcctgctcctgtcccgGGGTCCTGCCCGTGTCCCGGGGTCCTGCTCCTGTCCCGGGGTCCTGCCCGTGTCCCGGGGTCCTGCCCGTGTCCCCCGGCTCCGGCCGGGAGGTGGCAGCCGCGAGCGCCCCAGTGTCCCTTGCGCCGGCTCCGGGAGCGGcggcgcggccgggccggggccgcggAGCCTCCCCCGCTCGTCCCGGGCCATGGAGCCGATCCCCGGGCGGCGGTGGCAGAAGGTGCTGTACGAACGGCAGCCTTTCCCCGATAACTACGTGGACCAGCGGTTCCTGGAGGAGCTGCGAAAGAACGTGCACGCCCGGCAGTACCGGTACCAGGCCGTCGTCTTCCAGTCGGGAGCGgtggtgcagcagctgtgcagcgTCTGCGTCTTCGTGCTCACCTGGTGGTACATGGACGCCGGGATGCTGAGCCCGCAGGGGCTTTTCGGAGCGGCCCTGGTGTCCTCCCTGCTCGGCTACGTGCTGTTTGATGCCGTGgacggcggggccgggcgctgGGCGAGCGGGCGGACGCGCTGGGCTGACCTCAAGAGCACGCTGGTGTTCGCCGCCTTCACCTACGGCTTCTCGCCGGTGCTGAAGACGCTGACCGAGTCCATCAGCACGGACACCATCTATGCCATGTCGGCCCTCATGCTCCTGGGTCACCTCATCTTCTTCGACTACGGCGCCAACGCCGCCATCGTGTCCAGCACGCTGTCCCTCAACATGGCCATCTTCGCCTCGGTGTGCCTGGCCTCGCGTCTGCCTCGCTCCCTGCACGCCTTCGTCATGGTCACCTTCGCCATGCAGATGTTCGCCCTGTGGCCCATGCTGCAGAAGAAGCTGAAGGCCCGGACGCCCCGGTGCTACGTGGGGGTGACGGTGCTCTTCGCGCTGGCCGCGCTGGCGGGGCTGGCCACCGTGTCCAGCGTGGGCGCCGTGCTCTTCGCCTCCCTGCTCCTCGccatctcctgcctctgcccctACTGCCTCATCCGCCTCCAGCTGCTCAAGGACAACATCCACGGGCCGTGGGACGAGGCTGAAATCAAGGAGGACCTCTCCAGGTTCCTCACGTaggcccggccccgcgggaccctctgctgtgagcagcGCAAAGGTCCCGGCTGGGGGTCAGCCCTGTGGGGGAGGACACCTGAGCCAATAAAGTCTCTCACAGCAGCAAGAACCATTTCTGTGCTCCCCTCCGGATCTGTTCCCACACCTGACTCGCTTTGGCgaaggaaggagctgagccctgccgggggaggaggcagctctggcCGTGCAGGGGGCTCAGGGTGCAGGGGATGGGATGTGTCCCACGGAGCCCTCAGGACCCTCAGGGTGTGCTGGGGGCTGCCGGCACTCCccgggcagggctgcagggctgggctgcagggaagggctgcagggctgggctgcagggcagggctgcagggcagggcttgCTGAGGTcgctgttgctgctgctggaccGAGCAGGAGGGCGGCTGGAGCGGGGACAGAGCCCTCCTCACCTGCAGCCCGGCCCTCTGCGGGTGCCAGGACAGCCTCACACCGCCGCCAGACACCACATTGCCCTAAATCCCTCAGGAGATGGGGGAGGCGAGGCCATCAcgccttcctctcctccctaACCCCTTTCCTGAGGCAGATCTGGCCTTGCTGCAGGGCAAGAGCCAGAGGGACGGAGCTCGGCAGAGCCCCCGTGGTTGcacccccagctgctggggacatGCCAAGGGCTGGGCCCGACCATGGCGGGTCCCATCCGTCTGTCCGGCGTCTGTCTGTCCGGCAGCGCTCCCAGCACAACAGAGGGCGCTGCCGGCAAACGAGTCCCGCTGGAGGCCTGGCCCGGACGGGACCTCCCGGCGCTCTCCCGTGCCCTGCCCCGGCACCGGAGGGAAGGGACGCCCACACCCCCTCCCACCTTCCAGGGCTGCGTTTGGCATCGCCGCGATGTCGGTGGAGTTTCTCTTTCTGCTCCGTTTTCCCCATCCCAGCGAGGAGGCGCTTTCCACGCGCTCCTTGGGCTTTCTCGGAAATGAGCAACCCCCGGCGGAGTCCCCAACACCTCCGGTGCTTTGTTACTGCTCTTGCCAAGTGTCAAATGTTGCTGTGGTCGCCGTGGTAACGACTACATCTCATTTcgcttttaattaaaacctgtAGAAGTTTGGAGCCCGTGCTCAGGTCTCGCGGGGAGCACAGAGGAGCCAGATGCTCGGAGTCACGATGACATTTTGTAGCTCTGCAGAAAGGTTTTTTCACAAGGAGGTTTCCCAGAAAGCTGCTCAGTGACCCGCTGTCCCATCTGACACTGGGCCGATGCCAGTGTAACGCTGCCATCCCAAACACATTCACAGAGCCCATTGGTACAGGGGCAAGGCTGGaatataaatcaaaaataactCAAATCCTGTCTGCTTGGCCCCTAGCTATCACAGCAGAGGCTATAAGAAAGCAGAGTTTCTCTTGCACCCACTCTTCCATGGGGAAATATTTTCCCCCAAAGTGCCTTTCCCAAATTGCCACTGTCAAAAGCAGCTGTGGATTGGAAAACTGCAAGCACTGACCACTCAAACATTTCAGGTGGCAGAGATGGGCACgggctgctgccttcccctcagctggagcagggaccTGTGGTCACCTGTGTAATCCGGGGACTCTGATGCAGCAGGCTCCATCCACCAGCTCCAAGGAGatgctgctctgtcccacccagcccagccccagccctctgctctgccccagctccttcaTCTCCTTACAACGAGtcacagaattccaggatcAGATCAGAACAGCCTCAGTCTTTGTCCAGAGACCCCCTGGGGAAAGGCTCAGCCCTCCCCTCACCTGCCCACAAAGACACCCTGCCCACCCTAACCcgaaatgaaaacacaaatccaCAGCCTGGGATGGACAAAGGGACCTCCAAGGAAGGAGGAATGCAAAAGGGagccagggagaggagaggaggaaataaagGGCAGGCAGGGTTTCCCCAGGACTTCCCTGAccctctcagcagagctgttgctGTTTAAGCTGCTGTATAAATGGCCATCACTGGTATGTGTGCATGAGGTGAGAATATCCTCTACAGAACAGGATTTTGCCATAACTCTACACCTGTCCAGTAAAGCTGGGTGCCCTTTGGCCATTTGCTACCTGGGCAAATCCCCACTGAGACCCAAGAAATGGGTCCTAGGCTGGTGATGCAACAACACTTCATCAGCCAACCCTAAGGAGTTCAGCATTCTCTTGCACTCCAAGTTTGTATCCTTTAAGGTTCAGCCCACTCAGATCAGTTCTTCcatgggaggttttttttgattTGAAGCTGGCCAAATGTGAGTAGGTATGAAGTGCCTGGGGATCAGTCTT carries:
- the PIGC gene encoding phosphatidylinositol N-acetylglucosaminyltransferase subunit C, giving the protein MEPIPGRRWQKVLYERQPFPDNYVDQRFLEELRKNVHARQYRYQAVVFQSGAVVQQLCSVCVFVLTWWYMDAGMLSPQGLFGAALVSSLLGYVLFDAVDGGAGRWASGRTRWADLKSTLVFAAFTYGFSPVLKTLTESISTDTIYAMSALMLLGHLIFFDYGANAAIVSSTLSLNMAIFASVCLASRLPRSLHAFVMVTFAMQMFALWPMLQKKLKARTPRCYVGVTVLFALAALAGLATVSSVGAVLFASLLLAISCLCPYCLIRLQLLKDNIHGPWDEAEIKEDLSRFLT